The following coding sequences are from one Haploplasma axanthum window:
- a CDS encoding ABC transporter ATP-binding protein/permease translates to MIKLIDIDKYFNKGKQNSIHVINHTSLDLPKKGLITLLGKSGSGKSTLLNVIGGLDKANGTIIFDDLEIKKYQNSTWDKLRAERIGFIFQNYHLLENKTVYDNLKIVLNMIGINDKEELEYRINYALNAVGMFRYRKKLASDLSGGQKQRVGIARAIVKNPEVIIADEPTGNLDTKNSNDVLRILRKLADEKLVVLVTHEEELAYKYSDRVISLTDGVVSNDVKNNSNLSKSSDDDSNIYLKDLNNINIENTKLYSNDDLSKLDLTIVKIGGTYYLESNENIRVEIIDRKSKIKLVNDSKENYDANNINNHEINFSLDELEKVKTKRTKKRTLTFKESIIEALRKIFRVGNKGKIQLLTLILLGAMFSLSVFMLVSSLTLDKSKLYTDKNLYVIESPSVDMKNLADDENIVLYYDVRSFSWKVYSNAPGAFKSFSITNTALPLDGIQENDLVRGRMPNNQYEILIDETILDKTYSNVIEYNSIGIYKSTDLLNQRIVFNNNQELIIVGTVKTGNKALYINKTILRNLNSLFTYDRIIGNSVAIFDQKKLTEGEMPKKSIDRKTYEVIINKNDFGGSDNSQYQLGDEFIDLNLNQLGNKELKFIVSGFYEEEPSQNYQTSVYLNDDDYYNILYRDHFDIFGSRSDLNIYSIDGTINNQNDYKNKYQDELDSLIKKQKEQIAGSLVQMIIAIALSALMFYFFVRSSFIRRIKELSILRSLGVNKKEVYTLYALEYIIVTSVSSLIGVLIGSLIANSVGRSFLNEVFDIRFTWIGLLVAIIGVYVVNVLLALLPVFGLMRKTPAEMLTNYDI, encoded by the coding sequence ATGATTAAATTAATAGATATTGATAAATATTTTAATAAAGGAAAACAAAATAGTATTCATGTTATAAATCATACAAGTCTTGATTTACCAAAAAAAGGATTAATAACATTATTAGGTAAATCAGGAAGTGGAAAATCTACCCTACTTAATGTTATTGGTGGACTTGATAAAGCAAATGGAACAATTATTTTTGATGATCTTGAAATAAAAAAATATCAAAACAGCACATGGGATAAACTAAGAGCAGAACGAATTGGGTTTATTTTTCAAAACTATCATTTATTAGAAAACAAAACAGTTTATGACAATTTAAAGATTGTTTTAAACATGATAGGAATTAATGATAAAGAAGAATTAGAGTATCGAATTAACTATGCCTTAAATGCAGTTGGAATGTTTAGATATCGTAAAAAGCTTGCTAGTGATTTATCTGGAGGGCAAAAACAAAGAGTTGGGATAGCAAGAGCAATCGTTAAAAATCCAGAGGTTATTATAGCAGATGAACCAACTGGTAACCTAGATACTAAGAATAGTAATGATGTCTTAAGAATTTTACGAAAGCTAGCTGATGAAAAATTAGTTGTTTTAGTAACTCATGAAGAAGAATTAGCATATAAATATTCTGATCGAGTAATCTCACTTACTGACGGTGTTGTATCAAATGATGTTAAAAACAATAGTAATTTATCAAAAAGTAGTGATGATGATTCAAATATTTATTTGAAGGATTTAAATAATATCAATATTGAAAACACAAAATTATATAGTAATGATGATTTAAGTAAACTTGATCTGACAATTGTTAAAATTGGCGGAACATATTATCTTGAAAGTAATGAAAATATTCGTGTTGAAATAATTGATAGAAAATCAAAAATCAAATTAGTTAATGATTCTAAAGAAAATTATGATGCAAATAATATTAATAATCATGAAATTAACTTTTCATTAGATGAACTTGAAAAAGTTAAAACTAAGAGAACTAAAAAAAGAACTTTAACGTTTAAAGAATCAATAATTGAAGCCTTAAGAAAAATCTTTAGAGTTGGAAATAAAGGTAAAATCCAATTATTAACATTAATCTTACTCGGAGCAATGTTTAGCCTTTCAGTTTTTATGTTAGTATCAAGTCTAACACTAGACAAAAGTAAACTATACACGGATAAAAATTTATACGTTATTGAAAGTCCTTCTGTTGATATGAAGAATTTGGCAGATGATGAAAATATCGTTCTTTACTATGATGTAAGAAGTTTTTCTTGGAAAGTATATTCAAATGCTCCAGGTGCATTTAAATCATTTAGTATTACAAATACAGCACTTCCATTAGACGGGATTCAAGAGAATGATTTAGTTAGAGGAAGAATGCCAAACAATCAATATGAAATACTAATTGATGAAACAATACTTGATAAAACTTATAGTAATGTAATTGAATATAATAGTATTGGAATCTATAAATCAACAGATCTTCTAAATCAAAGAATTGTATTTAATAATAATCAAGAATTAATAATAGTAGGAACTGTTAAAACAGGAAATAAAGCCTTATACATTAATAAAACAATCCTTAGAAATCTTAACTCATTATTTACATATGATAGAATAATTGGAAATTCTGTTGCTATATTTGATCAAAAAAAGCTTACAGAAGGAGAAATGCCTAAAAAAAGTATCGATAGAAAAACATACGAAGTCATTATTAATAAAAATGATTTTGGTGGTAGCGATAATAGTCAATACCAATTAGGTGATGAATTCATTGATTTAAATTTGAATCAATTAGGAAATAAGGAATTAAAGTTTATAGTTTCTGGTTTTTATGAAGAAGAACCATCTCAAAACTATCAAACAAGTGTATATTTAAATGATGATGATTACTATAATATTTTATATCGAGATCATTTTGATATCTTCGGGTCAAGATCAGATTTAAATATTTATTCAATAGATGGAACAATTAATAATCAAAATGATTATAAAAACAAGTATCAAGATGAATTAGATTCACTAATTAAAAAACAAAAAGAACAAATTGCGGGATCTCTTGTTCAAATGATAATAGCAATCGCACTATCTGCACTAATGTTCTATTTCTTTGTTAGATCATCTTTTATAAGAAGAATTAAAGAATTAAGTATTTTAAGATCCCTAGGCGTTAATAAAAAAGAAGTCTATACTTTATATGCTCTAGAGTATATAATAGTAACTAGCGTTTCATCATTAATAGGAGTTTTAATAGGAAGCTTAATAGCAAACTCAGTAGGAAGATCATTCTTAAATGAAGTATTCGATATTAGGTTTACTTGGATTGGATTATTAGTAGCAATTATTGGAGTTTATGTTGTTAATGTTTTATTAGCACTTCTTCCAGTCTTTGGACTAATGAGAAAAACTCCAGCCGAAATGCTAACAAATTACGATATTTAG
- a CDS encoding undecaprenyl-diphosphate phosphatase — MLEILKYIILGIIQGVTEVFPVSSSGHLTIFSHVFRTFDPSVLTVFLMITNLGSFIALLFFFRKDVIVLIKSFFTFLFNKEKRNDPAVKEDFVYTWKLVVAVIPIGIAGLLLEKYLPTSLLAVGLALLITGVLLFIVYTLRNKKFEAELTWKNAIIIGLFQTTAIMPGISRSGITLIGGLSQKVEIKKVLKFSFLSYLIISVPVSIKGIADAFSKSESINVLGYFLAFVASFLATYITVKILYKSVKVKNLVYFAIYCLLMGGFAIIYHFVR, encoded by the coding sequence ATGTTAGAGATTTTAAAGTATATTATTTTAGGAATTATCCAAGGTGTAACTGAAGTTTTTCCAGTATCAAGTAGTGGACATTTAACAATTTTTAGTCATGTTTTTAGAACATTTGACCCAAGTGTTTTAACAGTATTTTTAATGATTACTAATTTAGGGTCATTTATAGCGTTATTGTTCTTCTTTAGAAAAGATGTTATTGTACTAATTAAAAGCTTTTTCACATTCTTATTTAATAAAGAAAAAAGAAATGATCCAGCAGTTAAAGAAGATTTTGTATATACTTGGAAATTAGTAGTTGCTGTTATTCCAATTGGAATTGCAGGATTACTCCTAGAAAAATATTTACCAACAAGTCTACTTGCAGTAGGTTTAGCATTATTAATAACTGGTGTTTTATTATTTATTGTTTATACACTTAGAAATAAAAAATTTGAAGCAGAGTTAACTTGGAAAAATGCAATAATCATTGGACTTTTCCAAACAACAGCAATAATGCCGGGAATTTCAAGAAGTGGTATTACTTTAATTGGAGGATTATCACAAAAAGTTGAAATAAAGAAAGTTCTTAAATTTTCATTTTTATCCTATTTAATCATTTCTGTTCCAGTTTCAATTAAAGGAATTGCTGATGCATTTTCAAAAAGTGAATCAATAAATGTTCTTGGATACTTCTTAGCGTTTGTAGCAAGCTTTCTAGCAACATACATAACAGTTAAAATATTATATAAATCAGTCAAAGTTAAGAATTTAGTATATTTTGCAATCTATTGTTTATTAATGGGTGGATTTGCAATTATTTATCATTTTGTTAGATGA